The genomic stretch GGATTAATAAATACAATATGAAAAATAATAAGAATTTACATTGCAAGATTGTTGTAATGGTTATTGATATAATATACTTAGTGTTTTGGGCACTTCTAATTCGCTATACATATATTACTATGAAAAAATGCCAGCCAGTATACAACATGACGATAGCAGCTAATGCAAAGTCTGTGTAGGATGGATGGCAAAGGCAGTTCAAGAACCATATCATGTCTTGGGCGAGAATTTCACATCACATCAAAATGTGTGGCCAGTACAAACTGCAGCATCACATGTGATTCCTTTTCTGGGACATGTAGGGCAACTTAAGTACCTGTAGGTCTTGATTTTGTGACAGCGTGTTTCATAACCTTTTATTATGGACGAATGATATGGAGCTGCCGTATACTGACTAAAGCTATTGCTTCATCTAGCCCACTAGTGTCTGTTGTGACCAGCAGTGGTTCTTAAGGAGTTATGTGGGGATCTTTTCCTGGCCTGCTGTCTGACATCCTTTTAGCTAAAAATGTGAGAAGTTGAACCTGTGAGAAGTTTCATATGCAAAGCAAGTGCACCACCACTGAACTGTGGGGCCATTATGTGCTGAGCAGGACAATGCATTTTTCCATATTGTGCAATCAGAACATGGAGCAATTATCCTAGAGAGGAAAGGATTAataaaatgtggtttgttttaaaaatatttatatcctgttttttCCTCTTGCTACAGAAGATCTCAGGGTGGCTAATATACTAAAATGAATATACTGTTCATTGCACTCTTTTTGGTAACTTGAGAATGTTATAAAAATTATTTGGAGACAGGGAGTAATTGCTGTACTTGTAGAAATGTTATATGTATATGTTTACACATATAGTTTCTTAGCtcccccttcttttctttcttgctagTGAGAGTCAAGAATGAGTTATGCAGAAAAACCCGATGAAATCACAAAAGACGAGTGGATGGAAAAGCTCAACAATTTGCACATCCAGAGAGCTGACATGAATCGCTTGATTATGAACTATCTTGTTACAGGTAATAAACAAAGAATTTCTTAAGAAATAATTTAATGACCTACCAGTATTTTGTTGCATTTCTATCTTGCTTTTCTACTTCAAATGTCCTCAAGGTGGCATGCAAACATGAGCAGCaaaattaatattaaaaataaaaattcaactaTTAAAACAGGGGCAACAAATCTGAAATAGCTGAAAATATTACGCTCTTAAACATCTGCTTGAATTTTAATGAAAGTTCATTTAAAAGCCAGAAGAGAAGGACCCTGTTAGATGTACCGCAGTCAGCTGATGTACAGTTGTGGCTACACTACTGAGAAGATCCTGCCCCTGCCAACTGGAATTCTAATTGGGTAGAACCTCTGAGTCCAGTCTTAAGGCTCAAATAGATTCATATGGATGAAAACAGTTTGAGATAAATCTACGACCAAACTATGTGTTGTGTTAAACCTGCCATTAAAATATAGACCTAAACAGAAATCTCTCTCCTCTTCACACAAAGCAGCTGTAGGGATCCTGATGTGGGTCTGAACTGGGGATGATGGTAGTGAAAACAATGTCCCTGCAAATAACCACTTGCAGCAGACAGTTTGCAAGAAAATTACACAGGGTGAAAAGCTTAACTGTACTGATTTTTCCCCTCACTTAGGGCAGCTGCTCTTTGTacgggggagagggggaggactTCTGCTTTTAAGCTCATATCATAATGACAGGTTTAATGCAGGGTGTAATTTGCTCCTTAGTCTCATGTTATAAAGTTATTGACTTATGTTATTGACTTTAAAACCCTTAAAGTTTATCCCAGAAATGAATAAGGAACCTGTGCAGTTGATGGAAGATTGACATGAGGCACTCAACCTCATGACATGAGGCACTCAACTCCTTGAGATTACTGCATCTCAACCAACTTTCCCAtggctgtattttgtaccaaTTTCAGTTCCTGGATGCCTTTTATTAACAGGCATTAAGCATTGCAGTAAACCAGTCTTATTTATAACTAGAGCATGAGTAACTGAGTCATGGGTTTTCTTCAGTTAAGTCTACAGGTGGTGAACCCAGTGAAACTGGTAAAAGACACTCTTAGCTACTGACATAAACAAGATGTACAGTTTCACCTACCCCAAATAACTTTAGGGGTGTCACCACCTCCCCAGCATCCTCAAATGTATCTTTGTAGCTCCCCAAACATATCCCACAGGTAACAAAAGACCAAAGCAATATTAATTAAAATCCTTAATTACTTAAGACCAAAGAAGTTTGTTGATGGATTGTAAGAGGGCTTTCTTGGTGGTTGCCTCCACTCTGGAGGTGAGGCCAGGTGTCCTCCCTATCAGCTTCTCTGTACTGCTTCAAGACTTTATTAGAGCAGGGCTCTGTTGGTTTATTATGATTGTACCTTCCCCCATAGTTGTTGTAGctttcgggtgcaatcctaaccccttatgtctgaggtattcaatctgtgcatcctgccaccttagggaggcgtggctagccaacAGGGGTgtcttgaggcatctggggagagaggtggccatagctgctctgcTCAACTGCATGTgttgcctgctgacttgctgcttttctgcagctgtgaacaaggtgggtggggcagtgtgaggtggggagggagggcatgtgaaacatggtagggggaagtgggagagaaggctggctgggcagtggcgGAGGTGGCTGCTTGATTCCTCTAATTCTctaattgacacccactctctgtttcctggtcttcaaccaggtctcaatccatgagaggacctgtcctctaattccctgactgtggagttttttcagtagcctttggtgagggactgtgtcgaacgccttctgaaagtccagatatataatgtccacaggttctcccgcatccacgtttTGAGGATTGCCAATGACTTGGTGATGTACTGTTTATATACTTTTTTTGGTAAACAATCTGATCTTGCATTTCAGAGGGTTTTAAAGAGGCAGCAGAGAAGTTTCGAATGGAGTCAGGAATTGAGCCCAGTGTTGATTTAGAGACTCTGGATGAAAGAATAAAAATTCGAGAAATGATCCTTAAAGGTCAGATTCAGGAAGCCATTGCACTGATCAACAGCCTCCATCCAGAATTGTTAGACACAAACCGGTACCTTTACTTCCATTTGCAGGTAAGATTCAAACACGCATTGATTCTATTTTGAACAGATTGGAAATTGTACTAGAAAACAAGGTGTTGTTGTGGTATGTAGGAGATGCATTTTCTAATATGCTTTGGCTTGGTATAGAAATAACGCTACTATAAGTAAGCATCATCTAACAGTGAGGATGAGTTCCTGTATCCCTGTCGTTTAAGTGACACCATTGTGATGTTTTCAAgacctgggcctcagaatgccttgtagccataaaaatgtcatttttggtTTTCTTCTAGACACAGGAAATAGATTTTTGTTTGCCATTCAGTACTCCGCAGAGACCATTGGCCAATTTGTggggcctttgctgggctcagagaagcttctggaggtggggggggcagggatcaGCAATGAACTTTCGTATATGCAATCTCTTGCTGATCAGAATGTTGCTAAGCGTTCTCCTGTAATCTCTTAACTATGGTTAAACATTTTTAATAGTCTGTGGATTTATATGCTTCATCCTTCTGTTTCTGGTGTAAATTTTCTGCCGTGTTCCCTTGTCAGCCTTAATCATGTTAAGATTTGCACCAATACTAACCAGAATTCctatattacagcccaatcccgagctgcctgaTGCGCAGGGCTCCTGTGGCACCAGCATGGCTACCGTGGGATCCTGAGCACACTGGGCAGCCgttggcagctccttgggggaaggggactttcctcttcccccaggtaaaggaagtagccttgcaatggggctacttgattttgcTGTGGCTTTTTAGCCAGCGCAGAATGAAGTAGTCCCATGTCGGATcatgtggcccaacacagggttcCGGATCCGGTTGGGCTGAACTCTGCTGGTCCCTCTCCCGCCCACCCCATAAtgtctcccccacgcccccactcaccAGGGGAGCACCGGGCAGCAGAACATGGGCCCAGTGTCGGAGCTAGCTAGCTGGGCTAGTTCCAGCACTGGGCCTACGGTActgctcacaaacgtgccttatggcacgttcatGACAGAGCATGCTGGCAGCAAGCTGGCATGTAAATCACAGGATCGGGTGTTTAGTGAGAATTTCAGATCAGGAGCTAGAGTTTACTAGAGTTTACTAGAGTTTACTGTACTGGTACAGTACCTTGGTTAAGAGAGAACATAACAGTGTAGTTGTACATGTGTCTGtgcagaagtaggccccattgaattcagcgggacttacttccaagtaagggtTCATTGAATTGCAGACATTAAACCATGATTAAGGGCACCGAGATAGAGGATGGGGGCTGTTTAGCAGTGTTAGTCAGATTGTTTCAGTTTGACCTATTGGTTCTCTAACACTTTTTTCTAATTTGTGCTTCATATTACTACTGTTTAAAAATTATATAGAATCAGTGGGAAGACTAGATTCTGTGTTGAAATGACAGCGAGATACAAATTACATTTTATGATAAAGGCAGTAAAACATGGGGAGGTCAAGGATTTATACAAAGTATTGATCATGGGAGAGTAGGTGGTGCAAATGTAGATGACACAAGTCAAGATTAGTTTGGTGAAAGATTTCTTAGAATGCTCTGGCCTTTAGTTAGTGACATTCCTCCCTCAACTGCTTCTTGGAAGACCCAAGCagtttttaaagcagtggttgccaaagtTGGTCGTAGGACTTTTCTCATTCCTTCAAGCTGGATCTGCTTAAATGGGCTACTGCTTACAATCTTTTAGAAAGCATAAAGAACCCATAGTTTGTGGAGTGGGAAATCTCCATCTATAATAAAATTGTAATAGGAGAAGATCCTGTGCCCTAACCCTCTCTGTGAGACACCCTGTTTCTCTCACAATTAACCTATACAACTCAGACCCCAAGGAATGATACAACCTCTGCAGTGGAGCTTAAACCATTTCATAAATGAGATAAGGCCTTTATATTAAGTAAAAGTTTAACAAGATAACATGTGTACTTAGCCATcgtttaaaatattattttcttcagaCACTCTAGTCTGACTTCTGTTTTTTGCAACTTTAGTGTTTATGtgtatttatttgcttttcatttttggtTGTTGCAGCAACAACATTTAATTGAGCTGATTCGGCAGCGAGAGACAGAAGCTGCACTGGAATTTGCTCAGACACAGCTAGCAGAacaaggagaggagagcagggagTGCCTGACTGAAATGGAGCGCACCCTGGCCCTGCTTGCTTTTGATAACCCAGAGGAATCGCCTTTTGGAGACTTGCTCAACATGATGCAGAGACAGAAAGTAATTGTGTTTATTGTCTGTGGTGGCTGAAATTACAACATGAAGTCCTTACAAAGACACTCTGAGAATTGTTTTTTATTGCATTATAAAGAGAGGATGGCTATTAAGGATTGTGCTTTATCTTCTGTTATTGTAAATTGGTGTTGACTTGAGATTGGTTGGCTTCCTGTGAATGTGGGCTACTTTAATTCACCGATTTGGAATTTTAGTCTACTTCATGCCCAAAGGTTGAGAATGATCTGAGTATTGCACATTAATCCTGGAAGCTCTAACCAGTTGaatcactggcagcccaatcctaacctgcattggaacaggcaggccaagtggcctgcactgtatccagggcagattaggaggtggctgctgtgcaactcagagtaaggggatatgttGCACttcagccaccccatggggctgtttggatctgtgccagcaaaattgctgttgcaaatctgagcagtctggtgtaatgctgggcaggctgggaggggggtttaaGATCCGACCTAAATTGCCAATGCtggtcccacccttctcccagggCCCAGGCCACCTACtggcctgccttctccctgccccaaaacactcctgttccgccaccctctccaaccaCCTGCACTGGCCGCCCTCACATGGTGCAAGTATGCAGGGTccagggctggatttggcctctggaaGTCAGTGCAGATTTGTGGACTGGCTCAGCCAACTCTGGCGTAGTCGTGAACATgcttaatggcacatttgcaacaatcttGGTCTGGCTCAAGgagcttgcaccagcccaagtgatTCTCTGGATTACGTACACAATCATTCAGCTAAGCTTCAGTTGACTAACTGGTGGGGCAAATTTTCTTTGCTGAGACTAAGAATGGATTAGGGTTGTAGAATATTTTGGTTCTGTGGTAACTGTAACCTTCAAGACCTTATTTTGCAGCTTGTTTAATATCTAAAAAGGTAGCTCTACTAGTATGCTGATGATATGCAGATTTATATTTGTCAGTTATGGTTTAAGAATGATTTTTATTTAAAGGACTGACACCTTGCAAATTTAAATGATGAAATACCATTTTCAGACCCAATCACAGAAGTCACAGAATGCCTGCTTGAATACAGAGGTTTTGTTTCTCTTGCATACAAATGCATGATCTGTTGAGTCCTTGAGGGAAGGAAGTTCCAAACCTCGTGAATAACTGCTGAGAGAGCACCTCTGTGTGATCTTAGACTTCGCCAAAAGACCATTGTCTTCAATAACATTTTAAGTTTGTCCGGTTCTTTATGGTGTCCTGTAATTTTGTTGCTTAACTTGCCCAAGGCTATCATGATGTAGAGAAGTTTGAACTCTAGTTTCCCCAGGTTATATTCAGCAGTCATGGGATTGTTCCAGCTCTTATTGATAAATGCATGTTCATTACCAGACTGAATTTGTCTTTTTCTCCCCTAGGTGTGGAGTGAAGTTAACCAGGCTGTTCTGGACTATGAAAACCGGGAGTCGACACCGAAGTTGGCTAAATTACTGAAACTACTACTGTGGGCCCAGAATGAGCTGGACCAGAAGAAAGTAAAATATCCCAAAATGACAGACCTCAGCAAGGGGACAATTGAGGAACCCAAGTAAAATTTGTGCAGGTGGACACTAAACCTCAGAACTGCACAGTTATATACATTTTTAATCAGTCTGTGACTGAAATATTTTTACTACAGTTTAGGACTTTGCAATTTggttgtgtgtggtttttttttccccttggcaaGCATACTTAAAGGGAGATGGGTCCCTTTTTAAATGCAGCAAGTCAGCATTGAAAAGCATTATATCACTTTGGCCACCCGACTTAGGCTATGCACTGTCATACGTTTTTAGCAAAAACAGAACATGGCTCTTTTTTATATTCTGTGGTCACAGTTTGTAATGTCTAGCTACTGAAAACACATTTCAGTGGCCAGTGAATTAATGTTGAAGCTCTTGGTAACTCTCCAGTTAAACTTAACCTGTCTCTCACTTGAATATTGACTTTATTTTTTGTGTTAATTTATAGCCAAACATGCATTCCCTATttaaaaactagcagttggtcaAGTGATCATTTTGTAAATCTCATGGCAGTGTTGTTTTTCTGCATAGGATATAGCATAGAAAGCTTGTAAGCTGTAACTGATAATTCCCCTTGCTTTTCACACCTTTGTGACTTATTTATATGGGGCTGAATGTTATATTAATGATGGGCCTAGTTCTGTCAGAAGTATTGCTGAAAATAAAGGCTTGCTGTTTTGTAATTTTCAAGAATGACCAAAAGAGCCTCTGAAACAAGACATAAAATCAATT from Tiliqua scincoides isolate rTilSci1 chromosome 4, rTilSci1.hap2, whole genome shotgun sequence encodes the following:
- the GID8 gene encoding glucose-induced degradation protein 8 homolog produces the protein MSYAEKPDEITKDEWMEKLNNLHIQRADMNRLIMNYLVTEGFKEAAEKFRMESGIEPSVDLETLDERIKIREMILKGQIQEAIALINSLHPELLDTNRYLYFHLQQQHLIELIRQRETEAALEFAQTQLAEQGEESRECLTEMERTLALLAFDNPEESPFGDLLNMMQRQKVWSEVNQAVLDYENRESTPKLAKLLKLLLWAQNELDQKKVKYPKMTDLSKGTIEEPK